TGCTGCTGCGCTGGAAGGGGTGGATGCTACTCCGATGGAAGGATTTAATGCGGCTGCACTGGATGAGTTCCTTCATTTACCCCAAAAAGGGTTGAGAAGTTCCATGTTGCTGGCACTGGGTTACCGGGATGAGGCGAATGACTGGAACCTGTCACTGAAAAAGGTACGTAAGCCTTTTGATGAATTGGTGACCACCCTGAAATAACGGACCCTTTTGTTAAAAATGATGTATGCTATGGTTGAGATAGCATACATCGTTTTATTACATTTAAATATCCAGCGTGCTATGCAGGGACTTTACTTCTTTGTTGAGTACGCTGTCATAGTCCCTGTCACGTGTTGCTTCGTCTTCATATGACCAGATCTCGAAATGCTCTTTACTAAAATAGAACCGTATCTGATAATCTCCGCTCTCACCGTTCCCGGCGTTAATGTGTGTTACCAGGTCCAGGTTAACAATTCTTCCCGATAGCTGTTCTGCTGATGATTTGATGAAAGTTGCCATGTGTAATGAGGTTTAATGATTAGGTGGAACTCACATTGTCCATTAGGAACATTAGTCAAAGATAATACCAGAGATAGTTGTATAATAGACAGAATTAGTGGCAGTTGGATGCAGGCAACGTATGAGAACCAGTAATACCTGCTAATAAACAGTATGGTATAAATTGTTGTAATGGTGGTGTTTTTAATGGTCTGCTGACGGTAAGAAGATTCCAATACAAAAAGAAGTATCTATAAATTTTGTTTCTTTGAGTACCGGACTGAAAAGCTGGCAGCCAGTTAGTCCCGGTGGGAACATTTATGTTGTATTGGTCTGTTTTACAATTCAAATGACGACATGGTAACAACCAAAATCTGGTTTTATTTAGTAGCATTGATCTTGTTGCCGTCAGGAATATTTGCACAAAATACACCTGCCACACTGGAAGTGAGGCTGGAAAAGGATCGCGACGGTGCGGCATTACTGAAGCAAATAAATGTTAATGCAAATGATACCAATCAGGTCAAATTAACACTTAAGGCAATACGTATGTATTGGTACCTGCGGTCAGAAACGGGTAAACTGGATACCTGTATGGTGCTGGCAAAGAAGGCTTACAAGGTGAGCACTGAACTGAAATACACGGAGGGTATAAACGAGGCCGCATTCATTTTGTGTAAGGCGTACATGGTGAGAAATAATGCTGGCGAAGCAAGCAAACTGCTTACAGCTGCTTATGGCGAGCAACGTGTAAAGCTGATGCTTGCCATGGCAGAATATTACGTTTTTGAGTTTGAACCCAGTGACCCGGAATACAGGAAGGCGTTGCCGCTCATGAAAGACGGCATAAAGGTATGTGAAACATATCGTTCTGACCGATGGTTAGACGAATGCATGGTGCTTCAGGGAAAATATCTTTTTAAGAGTGGCGACTATCAGGGTGGCAGGAACTCGTTTATGAACATCATTCGTAAACATCATGCGGCGGGAAATTACGGAAGGGCGGCCAAATTTTGGTCTGAACTGGGGAATAATACGCCGGAGAATGACAGTACATTTGAAGATATCCGCCATAGTCATGAAATGGCCGTGCATAATTATTATCAGGCAAACGATCTTAAAAATGCGGCCTATTGCTTACGGGATCTTGCTGTTGTAAATGGAAATCATAACCGGACAGATTCTTCAGAGCGACAGCTGCTCCGCGTTATTACAACACTAAAGGCTATCGGGGAGCGCGTTACGCCAACGACGTACAATATACTTGGAGATTTCTACCGGTTCACCGGACAATATGATAAAGCGTTATATTATACATTGGAGGCACTCAATGTCACTGCTGACAATGAAACACAGGCCAGGGCGCATAGTCATTTATTAATAGGCAGGACATATGAAAAACTGCGTGACTATTCCAATAGCCTGAAGCATTATCAGCTTGCTTTGAATATCATTAGTCCAAGAAATAAACGTCTGCGATCGCTTATTGCTAATGATATGGCCTACGTAACGGCTGTTGCGGGGAACCCCCAAAAAGCGCTTTCTGATCTGAATGACTTTATTAAAGTAAATCCTCACCCATTTCTAAATAGCAAGCAGGAATTCGCTGCTACCTTTGGAGCGATCTATTCATTAATGGGAGATTATGTCAGGGCAGAGAAATATTATCTGGAAATGTTAAGTCTTAACAAGGCTGTTAACGAGGAGAACGGCCGGCTGGTTAACGAGTCAGGATCAACGCTCGCAAGTGGTGGCGCCTACTTTCTGATCGGGAAGTTTTACACAGCACGCGGGAATTTCAGTGCCGCAAATGGCTATCTGAAAAGATCATTGCAGAACGCACAGTTCCTTGATGCCGATCAGGAACTGGAGACCTATGAGCTGCTCTTTAAAACCGATTCAGCTTTGGGTAACTACCTGTCAGCCATTAAGCATCTCGAACGACACAGAATATTATATGATTCCATTAACAGTGTGCAGAAGAACAGGCAGATAACTGAGCTCGGTTTGAAGTATGAGACGGAGCAGCGATTGAAAGATATCGAGATACTCCGGAACAAAGAGACGAAGAATCTGGCAGCTTTACAGAAGGCTGACTTTATCAGGAATATAATCATTGCCGGCGCCCTTGTTACATTGTTATTCGCCGTATTTGCCTACAGGGCGTATTATAACAAGCGTCGTAGTAACCGCGAACTGCAGGCGCAACGAGAAGAGATCGATAGTCAGAACCAGGTGCTGCAGGTGCTGTTATCGCAGAAAGATCAGTTCCTGAAGGAGAAGGAATGGCTGTTGAAGGAAATCCATCACCGGGTAAAGAACAATTTGCAGATCATTATGAGCCTGTTGAACTCTCAGTCTGCGCATCTCAGAAATACAGATGCGATCGAGGCGATCACTACCAGCGGTAACAGGGTACGGTCCATTGCATTGATCCATCAGAAGCTCTATGGTGGCGAGAGCCTTTCCAGTGTTAATATGCCCGAATATGTGGCAGACCTTGTACGGTACATGATGGATGGATTTGACACCCGGGAACGTGGGATCACCTTTGTACAAAAGATAGACAGTATCAATATTGATGTGGCTCAGGCGGTTCCTGTCGGGCTTATATTGAACGAAGCCATTACGAATGCAGTCAAGTATGCCTTTGGTAAAAATGGTGGTGAGATCATTATTGATTTCCATCGTACCGGAGATGGTGTGATATTATCTATTGCAGATAATGGGAAAGGGCTGCCTGTGGGGTTTGATATCAGTCAATCCAATTCACTGGGTATGGAAATGATGCAGGGGCTCGCTAAGCAGCTGAGAGGTAAATTGGACATCAGTAGTGAGGGAGGGACCATTGTACAGGTCGGATTTAGGCTGCTTCCTGCAACGGACGGCGCATTGCCGGTTACGGATAATTAATCGTCGGACTTACTGCCGTATACTGTTGATGACGATAAAACCTGTTTTTAGTTGCGGGTCTCCCGGTCCCTTTGTATACTCCTCCTGATGAGCTCCCGGTGTTGTTTACCCCATGCACTGAGCTCACGTAATACGTTCTTCAGCGTCAGACTATATTGTGTCGCCTCGTAGATGATAGTGACTGGTTTCGTTGCTACCACATTACGCGTCACAAATGCATTCAGTTCCAGATCTTTTAGCTCTTTTGCCAGGATCTTTGGAGAAATGCCTTCCAGGTCATGCAGGATCTCATTGAATCGTTTCGGAGACTGCACAAGGCTTAAGATCAGTGGTAGTTTCCATTTGCCACCGAGAACATACAGCGTATCCATTACGCTGGTGAGCGAGCTGTCGCATTCCTGTTTGTCAGGAATTCTTTCTATGTACTGAACTTTCATTGTCATACCTAAAGGTACGCGCTTTCCTGTAAGTAAGCGCTTTCCTGGAGGTAAGTCCGATTTTTCCGGCGATGGGCACAGGTACCTTTGTCAGCAAATAATCCAGGATTTATGAAACGTATCCTTCATCTGATTTCAAGTATTCAGGGAAATGAATCTTACAGCTACAAACTCAGCAGGGCCATTGTAGAAAAAGTCATTGAAAAGTATCCGGGTAGTACCGTGGAAAATGTGGATCTGAATGATCACGAACCACCGCATCTGAACCCAACTATCCTTCAGTCTATGTTCACACCCGTTGACCAGCTGACGGCAGAAGCGAAAGAGTCGATCCGTTACTCCGACGCTGCGGTCGCACAGATACTGGCAGCGGATATCATTGTCATCGGTGCACCACTGTATAATTATACGATCCCTTCATCACTGAAAGCCTGGATCGATCATATCACCCGGGCAGGGATCACTTTTGGTTATAGTGAAAAGGGTCCCGTAGGCAAGGTACTTGGAAAGAAAGTATATTTAGCAATGGCTTCCGGTGGGGTGTATTCGGAAGGGCCGGGTAAGGTGAATGACTTTGTGGCGCCTTATCTGAAAGCTTTTCTGGGTGCTTTGGGTATGACGGATCTGACAGTGTTTCGTGTGGAAGGAGTGAAGGTGGCAGGAGTTAAAGAGCAGGCATTGGAGAAGGGGATAGCGGGTATTCATATAGACTGATGATGCTATTATCTTTTCATCATTTACGGCTTTGTTGATATGTCAATGAAGCCGTAAATGTTTTAACTGCCTGTCGGCGATTGCTGTAGGAATTAGGTGATTAAGTCGGGGAGCAGTTTTGACAAAAAAGTACTCTTCAAAAACTCTCCTGGCTCTTTTTTCCATTATTATTTTATCCATTTTGTCCTTTATCAGCCAAAGTTTTAACATGCGGTAAACACCATCTAGCGGATCACTACCCACAATTCGGCCGCCTCCCAATTCTATCTCTCTGATGTGACACCAAATTCGTCTATTGGTATTTTTTTTTGGTCATCCACAGTGACTATATGGTTGCAGCGAAGTAACATCCAATCTAATTAATACGAGAAAATAGAAAATGTATATACCCTCAAAATACTAAATAAATCTATTAACTGGTCATACAGAATTATCCCTGGTCAAAGTAGAAAGAGGATAACTATTTTTAGTAGTATCCTCTTTTCTGTGCATTCAGATCAGCTATTGTAGCATTGTTGTATGTGCATTTTGCTTGTATGGATCTTTGCTGGTGTGCACCTTTCCTCACACCAGTTTATCAGGCGTCAGCGGAAGATCTCTTAACCGTTTACCCGTAGCATTGAACACCGCATTGGCAATGGCTGCCGAAACGCCGGTAATCCCGATCTCTCCTATACCGCGTGCTCCGATAGGGGATATGTGCGGGTCTGGTTTTCCGATAAAATGTACATCAATCGGTGGTACATCCAGGTTAACGGGTACGTGATAGTCGGCCAGCGTCCGCATAACAGGATTACCCCAGCGTTTGTCGTATTCGGTAGCCTCCATTAAGGCAGCTCCAATGCCGAAAATAACTCCTCCGATAATCTGTGAACGGGCTGTCTTTTCGTTCATGATACGGCCTACGTCCTGTACGCTGGTGAAGCGTGTTACGCGAATAGTGCCAAAATCCTCATCCACCCATACTTCGGCGAACTGAGCGCCAAACGAATGAAAAGCATATTGTTTGATATCACTGTTTTGTTCAGCGGGCGTTGTCTGCGGGGTACAAAGAGCGCCCGGAATGGTCAAGCCTGCTCCCGAGACAGGCTGGGTAGTGGCGCAGGCCTCTATCTCATTTCTTTTAGTCCTGGTAATGATGTCTGTATATGAATCAGCTGTTTTCTCGTCACCTTTTACAAACAGTTTCCCATTGCTGTAGCTGATCTCTTCGGGGTTTCTGCCATGGAGCCTGGATGAAGGGTCTGCAATCGCCAGGCTGGCAAGTTCCTTCCTGAGCATGACACAGGCCTCCATTGCAGCCGGGTGGATGCTGGCAGTTGTTTGTGAACCGCCGGCCAGTGGTGCTGCGGGAAGACTCGAATCACCGATCTTTACCTGAATGCGGTCTACAGGTACACCCAGCGAATCAGCAACTGTTTGTGCCAGTACGGTATAGGTGCCGGTTCCGATATCAATAGATGCAGTCATTACGGTGACGTCGCCTTGTGTGTTCATCACTACTTTTACGGAAGCAGCGCTCCTGCCGCCCGGATAGGTGGCGGTGGCCATTCCATATCCCACAAGATATTTACCGTTGCGCTTTTGACGTGGCTCCATGGACCGGTTCGACCAGCCGAATCTCTCAGCACCTCTTGTGTAGCAGTCGATCAGGAAATCGGTGGAGAATGCGTGGCCTTTCATGGGGTCGCTGCCTGTATGGTTGGCGATCCTGAATTCGACCGGATCCATCTTCAGTTTGTATGCCATTTCATCTATAGCAGATTCCAGTGCAAATGTACCTGGTGTTTCACCTGGTGCGCGCATGAAGGTGGGCGTGCCCCGATTCAGTTTGGTGACATTATAGGTGACTTCGCGTAGCGGTGCCTTGTATAAAACGAGTGATTGTTTACCACTTGGTTCAAAAAAGTTTGTAAGATTAGTGTAGGTGTCCGTGTGATGACGTAGGGCACTCAGTTTTCCGGCGCTATCTGTTCCAATGGCTACGTGTTGGATGGTAGCTGCACGATGTCCGACATTGGTCTGCATCATCTGTCTGGTGAGCGCGAGTTTTACCGGTTTTCCTGTTGCTTTTGCTGCCATAGCCACTAACAGTGTATGCAGCCATAATCCTTTACTGCCGAAACCGCCGCCTACAAATGGTGCTATGACCTGCACATTTTCAGGCGAGAGACCCAGGAAATAGGCGGCAATAGCGCTTGTCATGCCCACGCCCTGAGTGGCATCATACAAAGTCAGTTTATCAGTACTATTCCATACCGCCACGGTAGCATGTGGTTCCATGGGGTGATGGTGTTCTGCAGGTGTCGAATAAGTTTGGCTTATCCGGTGTGCAGCTGCCGCTAGTGGGGTGGCAGTTTTCCCTTCGTTCACCTGTGCATCCTCTCCCATAAATACTTTCGGTTTTGTGGCGTGAGGAAGTGCAGCGGTGAGATCTGTGGCCGCCTTGTCCTGAGTATAACGGACCTTTAATTTATAAGCGGCAGCGCGCGCCTGCTCGTATGTCTCAGCGACGACAACGGCAATGAACTGACCGATGTAATGTACTTTGTTATCCTGAAGAGGCGGCAGGGTTTCTCCCAGGAATGCGGCGCCAGCTTTCATCTGAGCCTGCATATCGAGGGGTTTCAGCTTCATGGCATTTTTATAGCTGATCACAGCGATCACGCCTGGTTCTTTTTTTGCGGTAACATCATCGATGGAGGCGATTGTACCTTTTGCGATGGTGGCACGTACAGGAAACGCATATACCATACCGGGCTGGTTAAATTCTGCAGCATATGTAGCCTTACCAGTGACCTTTAAGCGGCCATCTATACGGCTGATGGGTTTGCCGGTTTCACTCATGATCTGAAAGAGTTTATCTGTTGAGAATGTGTGTTACTGTCCCATTACGGGACTTATCGGCCGGACTTGTTGTGTGGCCTGATGAACACCTGATTGCTTACGTGTGTTCAGACTTCGCTATGAAGGCCCGCTTCGATGCCATAGCCAGCCCCATTCAGCGCATAAGTAAGCGCCCGCACAATAGCATCTCCTGCCAGCTTCACTTTGTACTTATTATGTTCCAAAGGTTTAGCCTTGCTTAACTCCGCCGTTGCGGCGGCCTTGAAATTGGCTATTGTGGCATCCCTGCCTTTTAACAATTGCTCGGCAGCAGCAGCGCGCCAGGGTTTGTGGGCGACACCTCCCAGCGCGATCCGGACATCTTTGATCTTTGTGCCGTCTAAAGACATAGCAGCGGCCACTGACACCAGTGCAAATGCATAGGATGACCGCTCACGGATTTTCAGATAATAGGAATGATCAGCAAGATCATTTTCCGGTAGTTCTATGGAAGTGATTAGCTCTCCATGTTTCAGATTATTATCTATCTCCGGATTATTACCTGGTAACCGGTGAAAATCGGCAAACGGGATAGTACGCTTTCCTGTGGATCCACCTTGCACATGTACGACAGCATCCAGTGCAGATAACGCCACTGCCATGTCAGACGGATATACGGCCACGCACTTTTCAGACCAGCCGAAAATGGCATGATTGCGGTTCATGCCTTTCAGGGCACCGCAACCAGATCCTGGTTCACGTTTATTGCATGGCATAGAGACATCATAAAAATAGGTGCAGCGTGTGCGCTGATTCAGATTTCCTCCATTTGTGGCCATATTTCTGATCTGTGCACTGGCACCCGCCAGGATAGCCATACTAAGCAGTGGATAATTTTTGCGTATTTTCTCATGATTGGCAGTGAATGAATTCGTCGCCATGCCACCAATCAGAATGCCATTGTCGGTTTTCTCAATAGCAGTATGTTTCAGGCGGGTGATATTTATGAGTGCAGAAGGATGTGTGACATCTTCCTTCATCAGGTCCAGGAGGTTCGTTCCACCACCAAGGAATTTTGCATTGGCGTTTGCGGAAACAGTAGTGATCGCAGTCTCAGGATCACCAGCAATTGAAAATTTGAATGGTCTCATAGTTGAGGATTGCTTGAATGATCAAATAGTACCGTCGGCAAATTGCCATACCTGGGCTACAGCTTTATCTCCCTGCACTTCACGAATGGCATTCACAATATTCGGGTAGGCTCCGCAGCGGCAGATATTCCCCGACATCCTTTCGCGTATTTCTTCATCGGAAAGTTCCACGGCTTTTCCCGTTTTCCGTATATTGTTTGTGACATAGCTGGCTTCCCCGTCTTTTGCTTCATTGACCAGGGCTACAGCAGAACAGATCTGGCCTGGTGTGCAATACCCACACTGAAAGCCGTCATGTTTGATAAAAGCTTCCTGCATGGGATGCAGCTTATTGCCATCTGCCAGGCCCTCTATCGTCGTGACCTCTCTATCCTCACAAGTGGCTGCAAGTGTAAGACATGAGAGCACGCGGCGCCCGTCAATAATAACTGTGCAGGCGCCACACTGCCCATGATCACATCCTTTTTTTGAACCTGTCAGATCCAGGCGCTCACGTAGCGCATCCAGTAAGGTCATGCGGGAATCCAGCAATAATTGCTGCGTATTACCATTTACCTTGAAAGAGACATTGATGCCATTTTCAATGCCGGTTGGTGGGAGTGGATTGCCGGTGGCACTTCTGGCCATCAGTTGCTCAATACCGAGAAGATGGGTGGCCAGTAAGCCAGTCCCGGTGAAAGTGAATAATTTCAGGAAATGGCGCCTCTTCATGCCCGATGTGATGATCTCACTGATTTCATCAGGCATGAGTTCTTCGAGAGCACTCCGCTCTGCATCCGTTAAATCTGGAAACTTGGGTTGATCTTCCATTGTGTTGATTTGAGGTTTTTAATCGATAGGAGACTACTTACAGGTAAGCGGAAGGTTA
The DNA window shown above is from Chitinophaga agri and carries:
- a CDS encoding tetratricopeptide repeat-containing sensor histidine kinase — protein: MVTTKIWFYLVALILLPSGIFAQNTPATLEVRLEKDRDGAALLKQINVNANDTNQVKLTLKAIRMYWYLRSETGKLDTCMVLAKKAYKVSTELKYTEGINEAAFILCKAYMVRNNAGEASKLLTAAYGEQRVKLMLAMAEYYVFEFEPSDPEYRKALPLMKDGIKVCETYRSDRWLDECMVLQGKYLFKSGDYQGGRNSFMNIIRKHHAAGNYGRAAKFWSELGNNTPENDSTFEDIRHSHEMAVHNYYQANDLKNAAYCLRDLAVVNGNHNRTDSSERQLLRVITTLKAIGERVTPTTYNILGDFYRFTGQYDKALYYTLEALNVTADNETQARAHSHLLIGRTYEKLRDYSNSLKHYQLALNIISPRNKRLRSLIANDMAYVTAVAGNPQKALSDLNDFIKVNPHPFLNSKQEFAATFGAIYSLMGDYVRAEKYYLEMLSLNKAVNEENGRLVNESGSTLASGGAYFLIGKFYTARGNFSAANGYLKRSLQNAQFLDADQELETYELLFKTDSALGNYLSAIKHLERHRILYDSINSVQKNRQITELGLKYETEQRLKDIEILRNKETKNLAALQKADFIRNIIIAGALVTLLFAVFAYRAYYNKRRSNRELQAQREEIDSQNQVLQVLLSQKDQFLKEKEWLLKEIHHRVKNNLQIIMSLLNSQSAHLRNTDAIEAITTSGNRVRSIALIHQKLYGGESLSSVNMPEYVADLVRYMMDGFDTRERGITFVQKIDSINIDVAQAVPVGLILNEAITNAVKYAFGKNGGEIIIDFHRTGDGVILSIADNGKGLPVGFDISQSNSLGMEMMQGLAKQLRGKLDISSEGGTIVQVGFRLLPATDGALPVTDN
- a CDS encoding winged helix-turn-helix transcriptional regulator; this encodes MTMKVQYIERIPDKQECDSSLTSVMDTLYVLGGKWKLPLILSLVQSPKRFNEILHDLEGISPKILAKELKDLELNAFVTRNVVATKPVTIIYEATQYSLTLKNVLRELSAWGKQHRELIRRSIQRDRETRN
- a CDS encoding FMN-dependent NADH-azoreductase encodes the protein MKRILHLISSIQGNESYSYKLSRAIVEKVIEKYPGSTVENVDLNDHEPPHLNPTILQSMFTPVDQLTAEAKESIRYSDAAVAQILAADIIVIGAPLYNYTIPSSLKAWIDHITRAGITFGYSEKGPVGKVLGKKVYLAMASGGVYSEGPGKVNDFVAPYLKAFLGALGMTDLTVFRVEGVKVAGVKEQALEKGIAGIHID
- a CDS encoding xanthine dehydrogenase family protein molybdopterin-binding subunit, producing the protein MSETGKPISRIDGRLKVTGKATYAAEFNQPGMVYAFPVRATIAKGTIASIDDVTAKKEPGVIAVISYKNAMKLKPLDMQAQMKAGAAFLGETLPPLQDNKVHYIGQFIAVVVAETYEQARAAAYKLKVRYTQDKAATDLTAALPHATKPKVFMGEDAQVNEGKTATPLAAAAHRISQTYSTPAEHHHPMEPHATVAVWNSTDKLTLYDATQGVGMTSAIAAYFLGLSPENVQVIAPFVGGGFGSKGLWLHTLLVAMAAKATGKPVKLALTRQMMQTNVGHRAATIQHVAIGTDSAGKLSALRHHTDTYTNLTNFFEPSGKQSLVLYKAPLREVTYNVTKLNRGTPTFMRAPGETPGTFALESAIDEMAYKLKMDPVEFRIANHTGSDPMKGHAFSTDFLIDCYTRGAERFGWSNRSMEPRQKRNGKYLVGYGMATATYPGGRSAASVKVVMNTQGDVTVMTASIDIGTGTYTVLAQTVADSLGVPVDRIQVKIGDSSLPAAPLAGGSQTTASIHPAAMEACVMLRKELASLAIADPSSRLHGRNPEEISYSNGKLFVKGDEKTADSYTDIITRTKRNEIEACATTQPVSGAGLTIPGALCTPQTTPAEQNSDIKQYAFHSFGAQFAEVWVDEDFGTIRVTRFTSVQDVGRIMNEKTARSQIIGGVIFGIGAALMEATEYDKRWGNPVMRTLADYHVPVNLDVPPIDVHFIGKPDPHISPIGARGIGEIGITGVSAAIANAVFNATGKRLRDLPLTPDKLV
- a CDS encoding FAD binding domain-containing protein; the protein is MRPFKFSIAGDPETAITTVSANANAKFLGGGTNLLDLMKEDVTHPSALINITRLKHTAIEKTDNGILIGGMATNSFTANHEKIRKNYPLLSMAILAGASAQIRNMATNGGNLNQRTRCTYFYDVSMPCNKREPGSGCGALKGMNRNHAIFGWSEKCVAVYPSDMAVALSALDAVVHVQGGSTGKRTIPFADFHRLPGNNPEIDNNLKHGELITSIELPENDLADHSYYLKIRERSSYAFALVSVAAAMSLDGTKIKDVRIALGGVAHKPWRAAAAEQLLKGRDATIANFKAAATAELSKAKPLEHNKYKVKLAGDAIVRALTYALNGAGYGIEAGLHSEV
- a CDS encoding 2Fe-2S iron-sulfur cluster-binding protein, coding for MEDQPKFPDLTDAERSALEELMPDEISEIITSGMKRRHFLKLFTFTGTGLLATHLLGIEQLMARSATGNPLPPTGIENGINVSFKVNGNTQQLLLDSRMTLLDALRERLDLTGSKKGCDHGQCGACTVIIDGRRVLSCLTLAATCEDREVTTIEGLADGNKLHPMQEAFIKHDGFQCGYCTPGQICSAVALVNEAKDGEASYVTNNIRKTGKAVELSDEEIRERMSGNICRCGAYPNIVNAIREVQGDKAVAQVWQFADGTI